The Dioscorea cayenensis subsp. rotundata cultivar TDr96_F1 chromosome 19, TDr96_F1_v2_PseudoChromosome.rev07_lg8_w22 25.fasta, whole genome shotgun sequence genome includes a window with the following:
- the LOC120283338 gene encoding cytochrome P450 71A1-like: MDDMLDYQSIVIIILLSSVTLLLILAFNFKLRSRGRKLPPGPWRIPVIGNLHQLGKLPHRTLRHLAEKYGPLMHLQLGQIPAIIVSSPEVASEIMKTHDLEFCSRPSNVVLMKFSYNGLDISLSKYGEHWRQMRRLATLEIFSMKRVQSFRTVREEEVHVLIQSIRQYSCSQGPVNLSEMFLCMTNNIICRQVFGKRFSEDGQCNRSKLHDLVMETVELMGGFSVGDFFPCLGCLSVITGFQGKIERNFKRMDEFFEGEIEEHCLSLMNDQGVHDDQEQEDFLDVLLKSQKDSANLSFSLTRDHIKAILMDMFLAGTDTSAATLEWAMTELMRCPSVMKKAQDEVQGVVKNKGKVEECDLQQLQYLKCIINETLRLHCIVPLLLPRESMKGCKVFGYDIAKNVRVLINAWAIARDPKFWENPETFMPERFEGNVINYRGQHFEFIPFGAGRRICPGMQMGVFAVEIALANILYHFNWELPFGICCKDIDMTETFGIVLHKKLPLCLQARPTNILV; the protein is encoded by the exons ATGGATGATATGTTAGACTATCAATCCATTGTCATCATAATACTCCTTTCATCAGTAACTCTTCTTCTAATTCTAGCTTTCAACTTCAAATTGAGGTCAAGAGGAAGGAAACTCCCTCCGGGTCCTTGGAGGATCCCGGTGATCGGAAACCTTCACCAGCTGGGCAAGTTACCTCACCGAACCCTCCGTCACCTTGCAGAGAAATACGGCCCACTCATGCACCTCCAGCTAGGCCAAATCCCTGCCATCATTGTATCATCTCCTGAGGTTGCTTCCGAAATCATGAAAACTCATGATCTTGAGTTTTGTAGCAGACCTTCCAATGTTGTCTTGATGAAATTCTCTTACAATGGATTAGACATCTCCCTTTCAAAGTACGGTGAGCACTGGAGGCAGATGAGGAGGCTTGCAACTTTAGAGATATTCAGCATGAAGAGAGTGCAATCCTTTAGGACTGtgagagaagaagaagtccATGTCTTGATCCAAAGTATAAGACAATATTCTTGCTCTCAAGGGCCAGTGAATCTAAGTGAGATGTTTCTTTGTATGACGAATAACATAATATGCAGACAAGTGTTCGGAAAAAGGTTTTCTGAGGACGGACAGTGCAATAGAAGCAAACTCCATGATCTTGTTATGGAGACGGTTGAGTTGATGGGAGGTTTCTCTGTTGGAGATTTCTTTCCTTGTTTGGGTTGCCTTAGTGTGATTACTGGTTTCCAAGGAAAGATTGAGAGGAACTTTAAGAGGATGGATGAATTTTTTGAGGGAGAGATTGAAGAGCATTGTTTGAGTTTGATGAATGATCAAGGAGTACATGAtgatcaagaacaagaagactTCCTTGATGTGCTTCTTAAGTCACAGAAGGATTCTGCTAATCTTAGTTTTTCTCTGACCAGGGATCATATCAAAGCAATTCTCATG GACATGTTTCTTGCTGGAACGGACACATCTGCCGCAACTCTAGAATGGGCAATGACAGAACTTATGAGATGCCCATCAGTGATGAAAAAAGCACAAGATGAAGTTCAAGGTGttgtaaaaaataaaggaaaagtaGAAGAATGTGATCTTCAACAACTCCAATATCTTAAGTGCATCATAAACGAGACTTTGCGTTTGCATTGTATTGTTCCGTTACTACTCCCTCGAGAAAGCATGAAAGGGTGCAAAGTGTTTGGATATGATATCGCCAAAAACGTAAGAGTTTTAATAAATGCTTGGGCAATTGCTAGGGATCCGAAATTTTGGGAAAACCCTGAAACTTTCATGCCAGAGAGATTTGAAGGAAATGTTATCAATTATAGAGGCCAACACTTTGAATTCATCCCTTTCGGTGCTGGTCGAAGGATTTGTCCAGGAATGCAAATGGGAGTGTTTGCTGTAGAGATTGCATTGgctaatattttatatcatttcaaCTGGGAATTGCCTTTTGGAATATGTTGTAAAGATATTGACATGACAGAAACATTTGGAATTGTTCTTCACAAAAAATTACCATTGTGCCTCCAAGCAAGGCCAACAAATATTCTAGTTTAA